From a region of the Microterricola gilva genome:
- a CDS encoding AraC family transcriptional regulator → MARPDGFPRQRIAIVPRPLVAEADARPITRRLQVTDAGWFPHARGHERSRPGGAAESVIMLCVAGSGWVELDGARHTVQAPALVALPAGRAHRYGASDDKPWTIWWLHVRGSDADELVAACVDSERSPVAVLREVDRTTQLAEHIVAILEKDPSPPRLVRAAGLAWNLLTTLVSDLAVADSNDPLQRAMNYLAHRLDRPVSVPELAREARVSPSHLGALFRAATGGGPLAHHITLRMARARQLLDGTDLSVSEVARETGYSDPLYFSRQFRQAHGESPSAYRELRKG, encoded by the coding sequence ATGGCACGACCCGATGGATTCCCCCGGCAGCGCATCGCGATCGTTCCTCGCCCGCTCGTGGCGGAGGCCGACGCGCGCCCGATCACCCGCCGCCTGCAGGTGACGGATGCCGGCTGGTTCCCCCATGCGCGCGGGCACGAGCGTTCGCGCCCAGGCGGCGCCGCGGAATCCGTGATCATGCTCTGCGTCGCCGGCTCTGGCTGGGTGGAGCTGGACGGCGCACGGCACACCGTGCAGGCCCCGGCGCTGGTCGCCCTTCCGGCCGGCCGCGCTCATCGTTACGGCGCGAGCGACGACAAGCCATGGACGATCTGGTGGTTGCACGTGCGGGGCAGCGACGCCGATGAGCTCGTCGCCGCCTGCGTCGACTCCGAACGGTCGCCGGTCGCCGTGCTCCGCGAGGTCGACCGCACGACCCAGCTGGCCGAACACATCGTGGCGATCCTCGAGAAGGACCCGTCCCCGCCGCGGCTGGTGCGCGCCGCCGGGCTCGCGTGGAATCTCCTGACGACGCTGGTCTCCGACCTCGCGGTCGCTGACAGCAACGACCCGCTGCAGCGCGCGATGAACTACCTGGCGCACAGGCTCGACCGCCCCGTGAGCGTTCCGGAGCTCGCCCGCGAGGCCCGCGTCTCGCCCTCCCACCTCGGCGCCCTCTTCCGTGCGGCAACCGGCGGCGGACCCCTCGCCCACCACATCACGCTGCGGATGGCGCGAGCCAGGCAGCTCCTCGACGGCACAGATCTCTCGGTGTCCGAGGTGGCGCGAGAGACCGGCTACTCAGACCCCCTGTACTTCTCGCGGCAGTTCCGCCAGGCCCACGGCGAGAGTCCGAGCGCCTACCGCGAGCTGCGCAAGGGCTGA
- a CDS encoding NYN domain-containing protein — translation MNSSAETRVGVYIDFDNIVISRYNQLHTRGQFQKDHARDVVPGNGGTSPEVANRLDEATVDLGAILDFASSFGTIGVSRAYADWSVPINASYRRQLIDRAVDLVQLFPVVASMKNGADIRLAVDVVEDLFRLSDLTHVVIVAGDSDYIALAQRAKLLGRYVVGIGVAGGTSKALAAACDEFADYDALPGTVRSAAQARPKRKTDADAAAATSTGADAAAPGDDSAQAKRGSKPKSARQAKAAHEAAGDLLTRALELGAAKYDEDWQASGNVKNQMLRMDPTFQERALGFSSFTDFVKSMEPRVEIDETHPSRRIRLRPLGTQLTFSALPEA, via the coding sequence ATGAACTCATCCGCCGAGACCCGGGTCGGGGTCTACATCGACTTCGACAACATCGTGATCTCCCGCTACAACCAGCTGCACACCCGCGGGCAGTTCCAGAAGGACCACGCGCGCGACGTCGTTCCCGGCAACGGCGGGACGTCCCCCGAGGTCGCCAACCGCCTCGACGAGGCCACGGTCGACCTCGGCGCCATCCTCGACTTCGCCTCCTCCTTCGGCACGATCGGCGTGAGCCGTGCATACGCCGACTGGTCGGTCCCCATCAACGCGAGCTACCGCCGCCAGCTGATCGACCGTGCCGTCGACTTGGTGCAGCTGTTCCCGGTTGTCGCATCGATGAAGAACGGTGCAGACATCCGTCTCGCCGTCGACGTCGTCGAAGACCTGTTCCGCCTCTCCGACCTCACCCACGTCGTGATCGTCGCCGGCGACTCCGACTACATCGCGCTGGCCCAGCGCGCCAAGCTGCTCGGCCGCTACGTCGTCGGAATCGGCGTGGCCGGCGGCACGAGCAAGGCACTCGCCGCCGCCTGCGACGAGTTCGCCGACTACGACGCGCTGCCGGGAACCGTGCGGAGCGCCGCGCAGGCGCGGCCGAAGCGCAAGACCGATGCCGATGCTGCCGCAGCCACCTCGACCGGTGCGGATGCCGCGGCGCCCGGCGACGACTCGGCCCAGGCCAAGCGCGGCAGCAAGCCGAAGTCGGCACGCCAGGCGAAGGCAGCGCACGAGGCGGCCGGCGATCTGCTCACCCGGGCACTCGAACTCGGCGCGGCCAAGTACGACGAGGACTGGCAGGCCAGCGGCAACGTGAAGAACCAGATGCTGCGCATGGACCCGACGTTCCAGGAGCGCGCCCTCGGCTTCTCGTCCTTCACCGACTTCGTCAAGTCGATGGAGCCGCGGGTCGAGATCGACGAGACGCACCCCTCGCGCCGCATCCGACTCCGCCCGCTCGGCACGCAGCTGACGTTCTCGGCGCTGCCGGAGGCCTGA
- a CDS encoding aldo/keto reductase, producing MTVPAIQTDTATRVPIGDSDLSIFPLALGGNVFGWTADETASFEVLDAFVAGGGNFIDTADGYSHWAPGHSGGESESVIGRWAASRGNRDDLVIASKVSTHPSFSGLAPDNIRAAADASLARLGTDHIDLYYAHFDDESVPLADTVGALSELVDAGKVRYIALSNYSPERIDEWFRVTAENGLHRAVALQPHYNLVERDFEHGLRERAEREGLAVFPYFALAKGFLSGKYRDAPDAAAPAVDSAATPESPRAGAARAYLDERGRGVLAALDAVAAVHAASVASVALAWLRQQPTVVAPIASARTAEQLPDLIASASLQLSAAELALLTEASA from the coding sequence ATGACCGTTCCCGCCATCCAGACCGACACAGCCACCCGGGTGCCCATCGGTGATTCCGATCTCTCGATCTTCCCGCTCGCGCTCGGCGGCAACGTCTTCGGCTGGACGGCCGACGAGACCGCCTCCTTCGAGGTGCTCGATGCCTTCGTCGCGGGCGGCGGCAACTTCATCGACACCGCCGACGGCTACTCGCACTGGGCGCCGGGCCACAGCGGAGGCGAGAGCGAGAGCGTCATCGGCCGCTGGGCGGCGTCGCGGGGCAACCGCGACGACCTCGTGATCGCCAGCAAGGTGAGCACGCACCCGTCGTTCAGCGGGCTCGCCCCCGACAACATCCGGGCCGCTGCGGATGCCTCCCTCGCCCGCCTCGGCACCGACCACATCGACCTCTACTACGCGCACTTCGACGACGAGAGCGTTCCGCTCGCCGACACCGTCGGTGCCCTCTCCGAACTGGTCGACGCCGGCAAGGTGCGCTACATCGCGCTCTCCAACTACTCGCCGGAGCGCATCGACGAGTGGTTCCGCGTGACAGCCGAGAACGGGCTGCACCGGGCCGTCGCCCTGCAACCGCACTACAACCTCGTTGAGCGCGACTTCGAGCATGGCCTGCGCGAGCGGGCGGAGCGCGAGGGCCTCGCGGTGTTCCCCTACTTCGCGCTCGCCAAGGGCTTCCTGAGCGGCAAGTACCGTGATGCGCCGGATGCCGCGGCCCCCGCAGTGGATTCGGCGGCGACTCCCGAGAGCCCGCGCGCCGGAGCGGCGCGCGCGTACCTCGATGAGCGCGGCCGCGGGGTGCTCGCGGCGCTGGACGCGGTCGCGGCGGTGCACGCGGCATCCGTGGCCAGCGTCGCCCTCGCGTGGCTCCGGCAGCAGCCGACCGTCGTGGCACCGATCGCCAGCGCGCGCACGGCCGAGCAGTTGCCAGACCTCATCGCCTCGGCGTCGCTGCAGCTGAGCGCGGCCGAGCTCGCGCTGCTGACGGAGGCCTCCGCCTGA
- a CDS encoding FadR/GntR family transcriptional regulator has translation MPVEPRAWELVLRHIERELLDGGLQPGDHLPPERALAADLGVGRSSVREAVRVLEGFGLIRTQTGSGPSAGAIIVATPQGGMSALMRLQVAAQGFPVADIVKTRLLLETQIASGLAESSPAPSLAAATTLLAAMDADGLTPAEFLALDAQFHVALAEASGNQVVTAMMAGLRDAVESYALAGLSAIADPQRMLDRLRAEHHGIVEAIDGRDAAAAGIRIHAHIAGYYAETHSHATHEETPTW, from the coding sequence ATGCCCGTAGAGCCACGCGCCTGGGAGCTCGTGCTGCGCCACATCGAGCGGGAGCTCCTCGACGGCGGCCTGCAACCTGGCGACCACCTGCCGCCGGAGCGCGCCCTCGCGGCCGATCTCGGCGTCGGCCGCTCCAGTGTGCGCGAGGCCGTGCGCGTGCTCGAGGGCTTCGGGCTCATCCGCACCCAGACAGGCAGCGGTCCGAGCGCCGGCGCGATCATCGTCGCGACACCGCAGGGCGGCATGTCGGCGCTGATGCGCCTGCAGGTCGCGGCCCAGGGCTTTCCCGTCGCCGACATCGTCAAGACCCGTCTGCTGCTCGAGACCCAGATCGCCTCCGGGCTCGCGGAGTCCTCCCCCGCACCCTCGCTCGCCGCCGCCACCACACTGCTCGCCGCGATGGACGCCGACGGACTGACCCCGGCCGAGTTCCTCGCCCTCGACGCCCAGTTCCACGTGGCACTGGCCGAGGCCTCAGGCAATCAGGTCGTGACCGCCATGATGGCCGGGCTGCGCGACGCGGTCGAGAGCTATGCGCTGGCCGGCCTGTCGGCCATCGCCGACCCGCAACGCATGCTCGACCGCCTGCGCGCGGAGCACCACGGCATCGTCGAGGCCATCGACGGCCGGGATGCCGCGGCCGCCGGCATCCGCATTCACGCGCACATCGCCGGCTACTACGCCGAGACCCACAGCCACGCAACCCACGAGGAGACACCGACATGGTGA
- a CDS encoding CoA transferase, whose protein sequence is MGSVLERLEAAVGADRDRVGIEPGQTGLTARLRAGELATDSVAFVAGQAARLLGLPDVSVSPRRVGVNFSSYNYLSIDGEPAAAWAPLSGFFPTSDGWVRTHANYPHHALRLRLAFELPDTAGRKEFAAALAGMSAAEAEARAVAADALCVRVRRPEEFAGLIAPAPLLEWDRSGGWSSREADRVPRVLDLSRVIAGPTCTRALALLGADVLRVDPVEPAEIAMQHIDTGAGKRSITLDLGEERGTLEALLAGADVVVLGYRPGSLDRFGLDEQSLRARHPHLVVAALSAYPQGSAWAERRGFDSLVQAASGIAVVEGSAEKPGVLRAQALDHATGYMLAGGICAALAEGSAATMRASLAATAQALIGLGVSEQAEEPLPGAEHSDALAAELETVPSAYGELRRARAIIELPGRSQGPVVPLGSSTPAWL, encoded by the coding sequence ATGGGAAGCGTGCTGGAGCGTCTGGAAGCCGCCGTCGGAGCCGACCGGGACCGGGTGGGCATCGAGCCGGGCCAGACGGGGCTGACGGCGCGACTCCGCGCCGGGGAACTGGCCACCGACAGCGTTGCCTTCGTTGCGGGCCAGGCCGCCCGGTTGCTCGGACTGCCCGACGTCTCGGTGAGCCCGCGCCGTGTCGGGGTCAACTTCAGCAGTTACAACTACCTCAGCATCGACGGGGAGCCGGCCGCCGCCTGGGCGCCACTCAGCGGCTTTTTCCCCACCTCCGACGGCTGGGTGCGCACGCACGCGAACTACCCGCACCATGCACTCCGGCTGCGTCTCGCATTCGAGCTGCCCGACACCGCGGGTCGCAAGGAGTTCGCGGCGGCGCTGGCCGGGATGAGCGCGGCGGAGGCCGAGGCTCGCGCCGTCGCGGCCGATGCCCTCTGCGTGCGCGTGCGCCGGCCGGAGGAGTTCGCGGGGCTGATCGCGCCGGCTCCGCTGCTGGAGTGGGATCGGTCCGGTGGCTGGTCCAGTCGTGAGGCGGATCGCGTGCCGCGCGTGCTCGACCTCTCCCGGGTGATCGCCGGACCGACGTGCACGCGCGCGCTGGCATTGCTCGGTGCAGATGTGCTCAGGGTCGACCCCGTTGAGCCGGCGGAGATCGCCATGCAGCACATCGACACGGGGGCGGGAAAGCGCTCGATCACACTCGACCTGGGTGAGGAGCGCGGAACGCTGGAGGCGCTGCTCGCCGGTGCCGACGTCGTCGTGCTCGGCTACCGGCCGGGCAGCCTCGACCGCTTCGGACTCGACGAACAGAGTCTGCGCGCCCGGCATCCGCACCTCGTTGTCGCCGCGCTCAGCGCCTATCCGCAGGGCAGCGCATGGGCGGAACGTCGTGGATTCGACTCGTTGGTGCAGGCGGCATCCGGCATCGCGGTGGTCGAGGGCAGCGCAGAGAAACCCGGGGTGCTTCGCGCGCAGGCACTCGATCACGCCACCGGATACATGCTCGCCGGTGGAATCTGCGCGGCGCTCGCCGAGGGGAGCGCGGCCACCATGCGGGCCTCACTCGCGGCGACGGCGCAGGCGCTGATCGGGCTCGGCGTGTCCGAGCAGGCCGAGGAGCCGCTGCCGGGTGCCGAGCACAGCGACGCGCTCGCGGCCGAGCTGGAGACCGTGCCGAGCGCCTACGGCGAGCTGCGCCGCGCCCGCGCGATCATCGAGCTCCCTGGCCGTTCGCAGGGCCCGGTCGTGCCCCTCGGCAGCTCCACCCCCGCCTGGCTCTGA
- a CDS encoding glycoside hydrolase family 3 C-terminal domain-containing protein yields MTEKSAAEIVASLTLEEKASLTSGANFWTTKAVERAGVPSIVLTDGPHGVRLQRESADHLGLADSIPATCFPPAVGLGASFDTELLERVGVALGEEAKTEGVGVLLGPGINIKRSPLCGRNFEYLSEDPIVSGILGSALVRGLQSQGVGTSLKHFAANNQENDRMRSSSDVDPRPLREIYLRGFQRVVEDEQPWTVMCSYNKLNGVYTSENPWLLNTVLRDEWGFTGVVVSDWGAVNDRVTGVAAGLDLEMPSSDGRTDAELVAAVRAGELDEAVLDLAALRTVELALKAQAGADANAGYDVDAHHALAREAAARSIVLLKNESELLPLAPSASVAIIGEFARTPRYQGAGSSMINPTKLDTALEEIGALAEQSSFAAGFTLDGDNSDAAALRDEAVAAAAAADVAVVFLGIPAAEESEGFDREHIELPAVQLELLDAVLAVNPRTVVVLSNGGVVRLGDFEARVPAILEGWLLGQAGGGATADVLYGVVNPSARLSETFPMRIEDSPAFLEFPGEHGHVRYGEGLFVGYRWYDARKLAVQYPFGHGLSYTTFAYSGLELTADEAGITATVTVTNTGGRDGREVVQLYTGLAASGVQRAPQELKGFASVELAAGESRTASITARREDLTYWDTRIDEWILESGEYTVSVGASSRDIRESGTVTVAGDAVLLPLGPDTSLGEVMADPVAGPMVMQALAASFGGDNAVAGGEEIFKMIGSLPISRLKTFASLGFDVDGIGQLLDAANAGR; encoded by the coding sequence ATGACCGAGAAATCAGCCGCGGAAATTGTGGCATCACTCACTCTGGAAGAAAAGGCCTCGCTCACCAGCGGCGCCAACTTCTGGACCACCAAGGCGGTTGAACGAGCCGGAGTTCCGAGCATCGTGCTGACCGACGGCCCGCACGGCGTTCGCCTGCAGCGGGAGAGCGCCGACCACCTCGGCCTCGCCGACAGCATCCCTGCCACGTGCTTCCCGCCCGCCGTTGGCCTCGGCGCGAGCTTCGACACCGAACTCCTCGAGCGCGTCGGCGTCGCACTCGGCGAGGAGGCCAAGACCGAGGGCGTCGGAGTGCTCCTCGGACCCGGCATCAACATCAAGCGCTCCCCGCTCTGTGGGCGCAACTTCGAGTACCTCTCCGAGGACCCCATCGTCTCCGGCATCCTCGGCTCCGCCCTCGTGCGCGGCCTGCAAAGCCAGGGCGTCGGCACCTCCCTCAAGCACTTCGCGGCCAACAACCAGGAGAACGACCGCATGCGCTCGAGCTCCGACGTCGACCCGCGGCCGCTCCGCGAGATCTACCTGCGCGGCTTCCAGCGCGTCGTCGAGGACGAGCAGCCCTGGACGGTCATGTGCTCGTACAACAAGCTCAACGGCGTGTACACCTCAGAGAACCCGTGGCTGTTGAACACCGTGCTGCGTGACGAGTGGGGCTTCACCGGCGTCGTCGTCTCCGACTGGGGCGCCGTCAACGACCGCGTCACGGGCGTCGCAGCCGGTCTCGACCTCGAGATGCCGTCCAGCGACGGCCGCACCGACGCCGAGCTCGTCGCCGCCGTGCGTGCGGGCGAGCTCGACGAGGCCGTGCTCGACCTGGCGGCTCTTCGCACCGTCGAACTCGCACTCAAGGCCCAGGCCGGTGCAGACGCCAACGCCGGCTACGACGTCGACGCCCACCACGCCCTCGCCCGCGAGGCCGCCGCCCGCAGCATCGTGCTGTTGAAGAACGAGTCCGAACTGCTGCCGCTGGCGCCGTCGGCATCCGTCGCGATCATCGGCGAGTTCGCCCGCACGCCCCGCTACCAGGGTGCAGGCAGCTCGATGATCAACCCGACCAAGCTCGACACCGCGCTCGAGGAGATCGGCGCGCTCGCGGAGCAGTCGAGCTTCGCCGCCGGCTTCACCCTCGATGGTGACAACTCGGATGCCGCAGCGCTCCGTGACGAGGCCGTCGCGGCCGCCGCTGCCGCCGACGTCGCCGTGGTGTTCCTCGGCATCCCCGCCGCAGAGGAGTCGGAGGGCTTCGACCGCGAGCACATCGAACTCCCCGCCGTGCAGCTCGAGCTGCTTGACGCCGTGCTCGCCGTCAACCCGCGCACCGTCGTCGTGCTCTCCAACGGCGGCGTCGTGCGCCTCGGTGACTTCGAGGCCCGCGTTCCGGCGATCCTCGAGGGCTGGCTGCTCGGTCAGGCCGGCGGTGGCGCAACCGCCGACGTGCTCTACGGCGTCGTCAACCCCTCCGCCCGTCTCTCCGAGACCTTCCCGATGCGCATCGAAGACAGCCCAGCCTTCCTCGAGTTCCCGGGCGAGCACGGCCACGTGCGCTACGGCGAGGGCCTGTTCGTCGGCTACCGCTGGTACGACGCCCGCAAGCTTGCGGTGCAGTACCCCTTCGGCCACGGCCTCTCGTACACGACGTTCGCCTACTCGGGCCTCGAGCTCACGGCGGACGAGGCCGGCATCACCGCAACGGTCACCGTGACTAACACGGGCGGCCGCGACGGCCGTGAGGTCGTCCAGCTCTACACGGGGCTCGCCGCCTCCGGCGTGCAGCGCGCACCGCAGGAGCTCAAGGGCTTCGCCTCGGTGGAACTCGCGGCCGGGGAGAGCCGCACCGCGAGCATCACGGCGCGTCGCGAGGACCTCACGTACTGGGACACCCGCATCGACGAGTGGATCCTCGAGAGCGGCGAGTACACGGTTTCCGTCGGTGCGTCGAGCCGCGACATCCGCGAATCGGGCACGGTCACCGTTGCGGGCGACGCCGTGCTGCTGCCGCTCGGCCCAGACACCTCGCTCGGTGAGGTCATGGCCGACCCCGTGGCCGGCCCGATGGTTATGCAGGCGCTCGCCGCCAGCTTCGGTGGCGACAACGCCGTGGCCGGCGGCGAGGAGATCTTCAAGATGATCGGCTCGCTCCCGATCAGCCGTCTGAAGACCTTCGCCAGCCTGGGCTTCGACGTCGACGGCATCGGCCAGTTGCTCGACGCGGCCAACGCCGGGCGCTAG
- a CDS encoding TetR/AcrR family transcriptional regulator: MAQRGSYAKGVAKREEILTEALQVIAQNGYSRASVRELAEAVGLSQAGLLHYFSSKEELFTAVLQKRDEVDAAVYLDGSSELEALSGLAAVMRHNTEVPGLAQLYSRLSAEATDPAHPAHDFFVQRTAQFRLLFAENVRSRQQQGTLPAHLDPEKVATIMIALADGLQTQWTLDPSIDMAEHIDYLASLLSIGGSGTQTAE; encoded by the coding sequence ATGGCACAGCGAGGCTCGTACGCAAAAGGGGTCGCCAAGCGCGAGGAAATTCTGACCGAGGCGCTCCAGGTGATCGCGCAGAACGGCTACAGCCGCGCCTCCGTGCGCGAATTGGCCGAGGCCGTCGGCCTGAGCCAGGCCGGCCTGCTGCACTACTTCAGCTCGAAAGAAGAGCTCTTCACCGCCGTTCTGCAGAAGCGCGACGAGGTGGATGCCGCCGTCTACCTCGACGGGAGCAGCGAGCTCGAGGCCCTCTCCGGGCTGGCCGCCGTGATGCGCCACAACACCGAGGTTCCCGGCCTCGCCCAGCTCTACTCGCGGCTCTCGGCCGAGGCGACCGATCCAGCCCACCCCGCCCACGATTTCTTCGTGCAGCGCACGGCGCAGTTCCGACTGCTCTTCGCCGAGAACGTGCGGTCCCGCCAGCAGCAGGGCACCCTGCCGGCCCACCTCGACCCCGAGAAAGTGGCGACGATCATGATCGCCCTCGCCGACGGCCTGCAGACGCAGTGGACGCTCGACCCCAGCATCGACATGGCCGAGCACATCGACTACCTCGCCAGCCTCCTGAGCATCGGCGGTTCGGGCACCCAGACGGCGGAATGA
- a CDS encoding ROK family protein, giving the protein MSSDIRRHNLSLLTRQLASNGPQSRTRLAETTGLTKGAITALTAALVEVGVLREGDEGASPARAGTGRKRTLLRLAADDMAILVLQLDADVATALLTTLAGDELLRTERHHGRPMGQPGPIIDVLADTLRGALDEAARIGRRVLDSVVVVFAPVSGDPAIVVADTDLDWGPIDLLGELRAREPRLAPDARLCPDAALAAQAEHSLLPGIDEMLYIKSNSGIGGAAIAGGRLVVGSRSMAGAFGHIAIVPNGEPCLCGQHGCLVTVAGPDVVLRDAGLDGLRQSAGLTVALGELVRRLRAGDEQAVAAWEPASEWLARTLSVLTLSFDPAAIVLGGYWAELTDLVEPRLRRLVPPIAVAAGWTPPAILAGTLGADAALNGAVWNARDRLLFDPMQLSARRD; this is encoded by the coding sequence GTGAGCAGCGACATCCGCCGCCACAACCTCAGCCTCCTCACCAGGCAACTGGCGAGCAACGGTCCGCAGTCGCGCACCAGACTTGCCGAGACCACCGGCCTGACCAAGGGCGCCATCACCGCGCTCACGGCCGCGCTGGTCGAGGTCGGCGTGCTGCGCGAGGGGGATGAAGGCGCTTCGCCCGCGCGGGCCGGCACGGGCCGCAAGCGCACCCTGTTGCGCCTGGCGGCCGACGACATGGCCATCCTGGTGCTCCAGCTGGACGCCGACGTGGCGACCGCGCTGCTCACCACCCTGGCGGGCGACGAACTGCTGCGCACTGAACGCCATCACGGCCGGCCGATGGGTCAGCCAGGCCCGATCATCGACGTGCTGGCCGACACGCTGCGCGGGGCGCTCGACGAGGCCGCCCGCATCGGCCGCCGCGTGCTCGACTCCGTCGTCGTGGTGTTCGCACCGGTCAGCGGCGACCCGGCCATCGTGGTGGCCGACACCGACCTCGACTGGGGCCCCATCGATCTGCTCGGCGAGCTGCGGGCCCGCGAGCCCCGCCTCGCTCCGGACGCCCGCCTCTGCCCGGACGCGGCGCTGGCCGCGCAGGCCGAGCATTCGCTGCTGCCCGGAATCGACGAGATGCTCTACATCAAGAGCAACTCCGGAATCGGCGGGGCCGCGATCGCAGGCGGCCGACTCGTCGTCGGGTCCAGGAGCATGGCAGGGGCATTCGGCCACATCGCCATCGTCCCGAACGGCGAGCCGTGCCTGTGCGGACAGCACGGCTGCCTGGTCACCGTCGCGGGCCCAGACGTCGTGCTGCGGGATGCGGGCCTCGACGGGCTTCGGCAGAGCGCCGGCCTGACGGTTGCGCTCGGGGAGCTCGTGCGGCGGCTTCGGGCCGGCGACGAGCAGGCCGTCGCGGCCTGGGAGCCGGCATCCGAATGGCTGGCCCGCACGCTGAGCGTCCTCACGCTGAGCTTCGACCCGGCCGCCATCGTGCTCGGTGGCTACTGGGCCGAGCTCACCGATCTCGTCGAGCCGCGCCTCCGCCGACTGGTCCCGCCCATCGCCGTCGCCGCCGGCTGGACGCCTCCGGCCATTCTGGCCGGCACGCTCGGCGCCGACGCGGCTCTCAACGGCGCCGTGTGGAACGCGCGCGACCGACTGCTCTTCGACCCGATGCAGCTGTCGGCCCGCCGCGACTAG
- a CDS encoding phosphatase PAP2 family protein, with protein sequence MQTKKATRPRVLLWIGLAGLAVFLIFAASVAANPTSPFTQDIDDAWRRLIGASSVEQAEGPFPMFFQHFGQIPGAVLTLILIPAWLFIIRRWRSAVFFLTAELVGNFGVSQLTKNLVDRPRPADDIAAGLFGPLFQVDHGSLPSGHAVSAGILLVAVAAILPASKRFGWWIVGTVLVLGMIWQRTFINAHWFSDAIIGVVGGASATLLLWWAFSTLLQKDYGKPLFGGARKSVEAS encoded by the coding sequence GTGCAAACGAAAAAGGCCACGCGGCCTCGGGTTCTCCTCTGGATCGGACTGGCGGGTCTCGCCGTGTTCCTGATCTTCGCGGCCAGCGTCGCGGCGAACCCCACCAGCCCGTTCACGCAGGACATCGACGACGCCTGGCGCCGGCTGATCGGTGCGTCGAGCGTCGAGCAGGCCGAGGGGCCGTTCCCGATGTTCTTCCAGCACTTCGGTCAGATCCCCGGTGCCGTGCTGACCCTGATCCTGATCCCGGCCTGGCTCTTCATCATCCGCCGCTGGCGCTCGGCCGTGTTCTTCCTCACCGCCGAGCTCGTCGGCAACTTCGGTGTCTCACAGCTCACCAAGAATCTCGTCGACCGGCCGCGCCCGGCCGACGACATCGCGGCCGGCCTGTTCGGCCCCCTGTTCCAGGTGGACCACGGCTCGCTGCCATCCGGTCACGCGGTCAGCGCCGGCATCCTGCTCGTCGCCGTCGCCGCGATCCTGCCGGCCTCGAAGCGCTTCGGCTGGTGGATCGTCGGCACCGTGCTCGTGCTCGGCATGATCTGGCAGCGCACCTTCATCAACGCGCACTGGTTCTCCGATGCCATCATCGGCGTCGTCGGCGGTGCCTCGGCGACGCTGCTGCTGTGGTGGGCCTTCTCGACGCTGCTCCAGAAGGACTACGGCAAGCCGCTGTTCGGCGGCGCCCGGAAGTCGGTCGAAGCGAGCTGA